A window of Salvia splendens isolate huo1 chromosome 8, SspV2, whole genome shotgun sequence genomic DNA:
GGTGGTTGACCGGGTAGCGCCTAAATCAACCGATTTCTGGTAGTTGATAGGGCTTTTGCCTTGAAACTATTCAATTCAACAATATCGTATACGTTAAACCAAGactccaataaataaaatcagcAGTTACAGTTTCTCTTTTCATCAATCCTCTTTCTTCTCCTACTTAAACATTCAATTCAATCCTCCCCTGATTTCTTCAAAGCCAAAAAGGTAAGAATTTATACTTTTATGCTCTACTTTCTATCagtttcaagtttgttttttttttttgcggcAGTTTCCTTGCTTTCTTCCTCTCTGTTTTCAAtgttaaatttgtttaattcTAATAAGGCCTTCTATTTTTCCAGTGAAGAAATAGATTCATATCGCTCTAATTTGTTTTTCGTAATTCGGGTGGAAGAGTTTTTCTGTATATGCTCTCTGTTTTAGCTAGTTTTCATTGAATTATTGATTACTTGATTCAAGCCAAGAATTATGCAACCTTTGATGAGCTCTTAACTGATTGTGAATCGTAATAGTATACtttgatttcctttttttttgttcccgAGTTAAAAGAGATTTCTGTTTTTGTTTAAAAACTGGTAATCAAGTTACTAGTATAAAGTAATAAGGAGAATTAtcataaagaaaaatataaatttatgtcATGCAAATACTATGAATTAATTATAGGATTTCAGAGGCCTGTCAAAGTTATGAAATTCTTCTCATGCTATACccctttttttgtgtgtgtaagCATGGTTAGTTTGTTACAAGATTTCATGCAAAGTGTATGAGATGCAAGATTTATGTTCACTGAGGATTGTTGATTAAATTTGATCATTGTCTTTGATAGCAGAAATCAGAAACAATGGTGAAGCTTTTGGATGATGAATCACAGAATAAGCAGGCTGGATGCATGTGGGGTTTTGTACATGTCCTACACTACCAACAATGGCAGTCCAATGTTAAGAAAATGATCCATCATCGCAAACACCAAGGCCGATCACACGACCAATGTAATCATCTCTCTTTTGCTACTTCATTTACAGTTTCAATTTCTGATGAAAATGATTAATAATGATTTTGTACATGGGGTGTTGACAATGACAGGTGAGTGGAGTCCCGACACATCTGTACACGAAAGGCTtctgagagagaaagagagccCACACCGTGTAAGATCTCTTGTTATTGCTACTGTTATATATGGTTCTAGAACTGCTTCCTTTGCCTGAGTAGCTGATTTCAAGTATCTGTTTGGGTGATCAGGCTGGTAAAAGGTCTCCTCGTAGTAAGAGACGATCTCTGAGAGCGCGCTTGAAGGCAATAATTACAGAAGGGACGCCCGTGGAGGATAAGGATTTGAAGAGGGATGGTGGATTCTCTACCAAATCAAGCTTGCAGAGAACTTACTCTATCCATCACCTTGAATCTGTGGATGATTTCTTTGGTAAAATACACAAAGACTGGAATCCTCCGATCATTTTCTTTCCAAATAACTCTGAGGATCGTTCCTCTAAATCATCCGATGCAGCTCAGATTAATGCTACCAGTGGAGGAGAATGTAACAGTCATGGCCCTAAAGATGCCGACCAACTAAACTCACCTGAtgtttttgagatatttaagaTGGACAAGGAGTATCTTCTGAAGCATCTGCAAGACTCAGACCCAAGCATTGCTAATTTCTCACGCACTGCATTTGGTTTGAACACAAAAGGGAAATTCAACAAATCGAGATCCTTCCCAGTGGCTGATTTGCCAGAAGGGAGGAAGCTTAAGCCTTTGAAGCTTGAAAGCAAACAGAAAGAAGTTTGGTCAGTTCCTAGAAACGACAAAGATAAGTCGGTTGAACTTGCTGGTGATGAAAGTAGTGGCAGAACATCTCTTTCTGTCTTTGAGCCTAAAAAAATTGGTAACAAATCACAGCCTTCTGAAAGTTTGGATTATAGAGAGGAAGAGATTACAGGCAAGAGTGGTGAAGATGATGGAATCAGAGCAAACACTCGCAGTCACCGCAGAAGTTCTTCTTTAAATGAATCCGTGGATAGATATGCTCGTCTCTTTGAGAATAGTTTCGGGAAAGATGTCAAGTTGAGCTCTTCCCAGAGCTTGAAAATAACAAGTGAATATGGCTATGCTCCAGTGTCTTTCAAAAGGATAAACTCTTATTCTAATGCAGATTTTCATTATTCTGATGTAAACTTTGAGGTattgcatgacaatctttccaGAGCGAACTTAGTTGTAGTGGCAGAAGATAGCTGTGCAGTTCTACAAACTAGTGAAGAAGAAGCTTTTCCCCTAGATGCAGATATGCAGATTAAGGAAGATGATGCAAGCACTGACAAATTCAAACATGATTTCCTCTTGGAGAAGGATTCTGACAGTTTCGATGTTACCCTTAAAGAGATTCAAGATCAGATTTCCGTATCGGATACAGATATTCTCTTGCATGAAAAAGAATCTCCTGCTGTAGAGCTTCATATTCCCAAAGGTACTTACATGGATTCTGATTTCTAAAACTGAAGTTTCTTGATTTGTCCTTGTTTCAAGGTCAAGTTGTCTGATTATAATGTAACTTTTCAAAATTTACTACCATGTCAGGGAAGGAGCATGGATCTGAAATCCAAGAGTTAGATTCTTCAATTTACACTGAAGATTTGCAAAACTCAGAAAATCTTGAGAACTATGGACACCTTCATAAGAAAATTTGTGACTTGGATTATCTGAGGCACCTTCTTGATAGATCAGGGATTGCAAGAGAGGGCTCTGAGATGACATGGCATTCATCGGACCAGCTACTCAGTCCCCAATTGTTCGAGGAAGTGGAAGCTGCCTGGCCTCATGATGAAGATGAGTTAGACGGATGGCCTGACTTCCAAGGCTGTTGGCACCATCAAATGCTGTTTGGTGCGGTGAATGAGGCCTTGCTTGAGGTATATGACATGTCACTTCCGTACTATCCCAATGCCTTGTCATCAAACTGCCACATTCGTCGATTTCCCATGGGGAACCTCATTATTGAGGAGCTTTGCACGAGTATTGGCACGTTGATGAACGAGAAGCTTGAGGAGAGGCAGTCACAGTCGCTAGACTGTATCGTGGCTCATGACCTGGCTCATGATCGCAGCTGGATGAACCTCCAACTGGAGAGCGAGGCCGTGGCACTTGACCTTGAAGACATGATTTTTAGTGAACTCTTACAGGAGGTTATGCTTACTTAACCTCCCATCCATCTTGAGGCTTTCTTGGAATGGAATTTTGTTCTAGATTCTCTGTATATATAGCATTTGTGAATTCACTTTAGAGAATAGCTTAGACTGTGTATAATGTTGTGAGAACAGATGTAGATTTGTTTCTTACAATGCTTGAGAATGTAAAACCATATTTTTGGCAAGGTGATCACTGCATACTGTCTGTTACAGAAGGCTGATGTTTCAAGATTTCCATGAAACTCAACTATAAGAATTTGCAACAGGTTTATGGAATGGAGCTTGAATGGATGATTTGCACACAAACAGATATAGGAGATTTgtattgatatgaattttagcATACACTCCAACAAGACTCttttacacacacaatacaaGGCCCCGGTAGGCATAGACTCGATCAACAGAATTTGCAGACACAAGCAGATACTGGCCATACAAATTCAGCAAGTGAATCTGCATAGACATCCCTGTCTTGGTTTATGGAAATATAATTTCATCACACACACATAATTGCATAGCACTTTTGATTTAAATGATAGATACAAGGGCCGGGGCCTGAGTCATCGTCTGATCAACAGCGGCAAGGGTCACAGGAGCAGCTGGATCCACACCTGCATCCGTTTCCTCCTTCAGCGCCAACGCTCTTCTCAGCTCCCTCAACGTTCCTAAAAACATATATGCCAAATCTACTCAAGCTTTCttaataggaaaaaaaaaaagaaaaaggaaaagagataGAGATTGAAGAAATATACATGACGAGTGGCGCGACACCTTCAACCGTGGTAATGCTTGTGCTCTTCTCAACATACGTCTCACAGCTGCAAAAGTTGTGAAAACAAAAAGATTAGCATAGGTGGTATCAAAACATTGAAACATAGCTAAACCAAGAAGAGCAGGGAAAAAGGAGGTAAACCTGCAGCCGCTGCCACAGCTACAGTTGGAGCCACATTTACAGCCAGACGACATTATGTAGCAGATTGGTAGTGGTTAAAGATAAGAAGGCTAGTAATTGACTGGTTTATGGAATGAGACTTATAATATGATTGTTGTGGAGATGGAGAGTGCTGCTTAGCTCCTATTTATAATCCAGATtcataatcttttttaaaatattattcctaGTGAACATCGAACAAGGAACGAATGTTTCAGCAGATAGATTGCAGGTAAAAAATGCTAAATATCAATGTCAAAGGAGCCACACCAGATATTTTGTATTCAAAACGTAGTTTTCGACATGTTggattaaaaattaaagataaatgaAAGTTAGGGAGAAAGGCATGAAGATTGCTGTTATAGATACATGACTTGTTAACGCTCTTGCTGGCAATAAAATATGATATTGTCAAACAGTATATACACAAGGTCATGCAGATCACTTGGTTTTTATTTTGGGGAATACTAATTAAATTGGTGATATTGGTCTGAGCAAAGTTAGATTGAAAATATCAAGGCTATCTATTGTTTACAACATGGATATTATCCTTGATTAATTTAATACACGTATCAATTCATCAGCAAGGATTTTTTATTGAAAAGATCAAGGCTAGTattcataattgaaattaaaatttcataatttcagttttcgtaattatctcaacttaatgtacaaaaaaagagataaaatataaatacttttcatttttatcagTAATACAGTACTATTTAATTTATCGATCCCAATAATAACAATATATAAATGCATGTCACCATACTTTTCTGGTTGAACGATTACAAAAATGACAGacttttcttaaattatttCTCAATCAAAGCCATCGTGTATAAGAGAATTGATTGTGATCCGTTAACGCGTATGATGATCTTacctaaaatttaatatttttttatgtttaattttgtaatcatgcgtggtggggtggggtggggtggggtgggccCGTCCTTATCGATTTGAAATTTTCATAgtcatatttttaaagtttcaaactgaaatttatattttattaaataatctATTAATTTTTAACGAAAAATAGTCTATTTTTGTTCGCTAAAATTACAGATTTCTCGCCGTTTTTTCATTTACTTTTCTATATAGttaatttatttctttgttttgttattCTGATTAATGTTTCATATAAAAGCTagtgtaaaaataattatttttagaaatttgtAAATAGAATTAGTTTCtgcacaattatttttatttgaatttaagaaaaatattgTTAAGCTATGAAATTATTATAAGGAAAATAGAATTAGTTTCAGCGCAAATATGATTGTAATATGTTCATATAtacctttatttatttattttcgttTTATAAGTGTATTGTCTGATTCTACAAATTGTCAGCCTTATATAAGATCAAATTAACATAACTTTCACGGTCATAATATAGAAAAATCGTGAATAATTTATCACACACACAACAGATAATTTTATATAATCAATCCATAGCTACACCCTTCAAAGCATAACATATTTGAGTAACAACATAATACATGACAAAGCATACAGCATGACCTTACACTAAGAGCGTGCAACCACCAAACCAAgcataacataacataacataatTAATTGGTTGAGGTGAATATAATAAATAGACAATAGTAgctcttttattcttctacaTCACTTTACTCTTCAATCTTCATAACACACAATCACCACAGATTGATTGCTTAACACCTGCAAGGATCGCATGAGCAGCTCGATCCGCACCTGCATCCATTCCCTCCTTCACTGCCCCAGCTTTTCTCAGATCCCTCCACGTTCCTATATTTAAAACATCGCAATCCCATTAAAattaataccaaaatatagtataattaattaattaaacatatACTTGTTGAGTGGTGCAAGTGCAACCCCCTCAATGACTGTAACAGTAGTGCTCTTCTCCAAATCTGGGCAAGTCCCACATCTGCCACAAAATCAATCAAGATTAATACTCTTATTACTAAACAACTATTAATTCAATTTACGAatgtaataaattttttaaaaaaataggcAGTGGATAACTTACGTGCAGCTGACGCCGCATGAGCCGCAAGCACACAATCCTCCGcaagtcatttttttttcaagaaatagaGACTAATTATGAGCTTTCGTTTGTAAGTATTTGGAATGAATGAGATTTATTTCTGCAGCTCTTGCtgttatatatatatgcatataaacGTAGCTCCTGCGTACACGAAaccataattaatttattatttcaagTTAATTATTTACGTGTCTAGGTTACGAAACAGTTTAGAATTAgcaatatcaatatcaatatcaatatctAACCCGCCGGCCAAAGAGTTTTATACGGAATATGTAATTTTCAATTACTTACATGACAATACATAATTTATGGTGTACGTAGATCAATATTACATCCAACCAAACCCGTTGACATTTTTGACACTTAATTAACATTATCATCAGATGGTTTGAATGGGACAATCTCTGATTTGACAAGTTTAATTTATCAACAAGATTATTCTtgattatatgtattttatgtttgaGGGGCACTGAAATTTCGTATACATTCTTGGTTAAATGTAGCGGTAGATTGATCAAATGAGACAATACTATCAATCTCTATGCAATCACTGGGGACTGACTGTAGGAGTATAGAAggacaaaaaaatataaagagagatagaaagCTCTAGAATAGTGATATACTATGTGAGAATATTAGTGGTTGTGAAGTTGGTATGAAATTACAATTACgtttgaaattgaaatgaaagTCAATTTTAATGTTTGAAAGAACTCAAATACATTATAATTCTCGAATTTTCCATAGGTATCGGTGTGGCATGGTCAATTTTCTAAGTGTGATTTATTATTGGCCGATTGGTTCtttaaattacaaattttattaaaatattgttatttttCATAAACTTCACAAAAACCATGAATTTATGTAGTATAGTGAAATTTCAAAGGTGAAATTTTAGAGAAAATTTTAAAGTTACTAGTGCATAATACAACGTCATTTACCCCATTAACAGCaatcacattttttatattgtAACTGGTGATGGAATATGGGTGATAAGGGAGAGGCCATTCAAGCCAGAATTAAGGGCTAGATTACTCCTACTTGCTAGAATACACCATTAAGTGTCATGGAGAGGCACAAGGCGAGCGACGCCTTCGTAACTCGAATCCTACCGAGTTCCAAAACGAGCTGCTTTACAACAATCTCGTGCGCTGTTGCTTGGACAGAGCTGGAGTCACAAGGAGCTGGAATGAAGAAGGATTTGAAGTCGGCCTAGCAGAGATTGGTCACAAAATCTACCGGGCAGCATAAAGACATGGAAAGAGTGGGTGCAAGGCAAATAACGGCATCTTGCACTTAGATGCTCGAGAGCAGCGATGTTGCAGGAAGCTATCAGAACTCTTGAATAGGTGCAGAGTTTGTGGTGAGCGCAAAGATTAGAAGATCAACTCTGTGGCTGGAAACGACACAATCATAATGGGGGATTTCGCGGAAGATAAGATGGCAATGTTGACAATGCAGAGACGTGTTAAAGAATTGAAGAATGCAAACACAAAACCTGATTAAGCCGCATGTCAAGGCGAAGATTTATGAGCCTAATCTGCTTAGAAGGAAGGTTTTACGAGGTTGTAGGCTGGATGTTGGCAAACACTAAACACTAAACCCTAAATACTACCAATTgttctaaaatgatatttcatcTTCTATCTTAATAAGTCAGATTGAGCCGATATGTACGAAAACTAAGGAAAAGATCGCCATGTGACCAATACAGGGTTTCCACGCCATCACTTATTATTAAAGAGAGTCAAATAACAGATGCGAGAATTTGTTATTACCTGACAAGGAAATGAGCAAAGGGAAAACAGAATTTATAGATATATTTCATGTGAGATAGCTGATGAACTCTGCAGCAGTGGCAACAGCACCTCCAGTTATAGCATCCAACACAATCTTGTCCCTGTTGTTGTTGCCCACTGCTGATACAAGTGCACCGGTCAACGCACCGCCAACCATCGCATTTTTCTGCATCAACAACATATTTCATCAACCTAGATGAAACCAGTGCCCTctctaaaaaaatactcctatatgatAGATGTAACAGATGATCAACTGACAAAATATACATTCTTCCACATAAATGGGTATTGAGACTTTAAATCCCTTTCGAAAATTAATCCAAAGCGATAGCATATTATATAATGTTGGCGGGGAAGTTACCCAGTCTCTGGTTCCACGGACCCTCTCCACCCCGTACTCCATTCCAACATAAAGTCCAGCAACTGCACCTGAAGGTGGGAAGTCCAAAagaaaatcattttattttgaaaaaaaagctGCTTCTTAGTAATCGACATGAATCAGGAATACAAGTGTCAACTCACCCCAGTATGCACCTTCTTTACACATTTTCTTCAGCTGTAGAGCCAGAAATTAGGTTGATCATCACTAACAGTGGCTGTAGTTAACAGAACAAGCATCGAGTGCAGGAATAAAGTACAAAACCATGAGAAAATCATCTTTGCTTTTGAATTTGTATTACCTCCCTTTTTGTGGTCTTAAATTTAAGCAAAGATCATGTCATCAACTTAACATATTCGAGGGGATAAAAGCACACATATGTACACTTAAATGGTCTCAGATTCTTGTATCCTAACATGGAACCATAAAAGGTATACATGGTGATGCCACAAACTGTTTCAAGATTCAAACTGAAAAGAAATCCTTCTCCACCCCTTAGCATATCATCATTAATTTCTAACTCTTCATCAGTCCACTACAGGTGAAAAAACTGGTGAGAATGTAGAACTAGCTA
This region includes:
- the LOC121743130 gene encoding protein TRM32-like isoform X1, translated to MVKLLDDESQNKQAGCMWGFVHVLHYQQWQSNVKKMIHHRKHQGRSHDQCEWSPDTSVHERLLREKESPHRAGKRSPRSKRRSLRARLKAIITEGTPVEDKDLKRDGGFSTKSSLQRTYSIHHLESVDDFFGKIHKDWNPPIIFFPNNSEDRSSKSSDAAQINATSGGECNSHGPKDADQLNSPDVFEIFKMDKEYLLKHLQDSDPSIANFSRTAFGLNTKGKFNKSRSFPVADLPEGRKLKPLKLESKQKEVWSVPRNDKDKSVELAGDESSGRTSLSVFEPKKIGNKSQPSESLDYREEEITGKSGEDDGIRANTRSHRRSSSLNESVDRYARLFENSFGKDVKLSSSQSLKITSEYGYAPVSFKRINSYSNADFHYSDVNFEVLHDNLSRANLVVVAEDSCAVLQTSEEEAFPLDADMQIKEDDASTDKFKHDFLLEKDSDSFDVTLKEIQDQISVSDTDILLHEKESPAVELHIPKGKEHGSEIQELDSSIYTEDLQNSENLENYGHLHKKICDLDYLRHLLDRSGIAREGSEMTWHSSDQLLSPQLFEEVEAAWPHDEDELDGWPDFQGCWHHQMLFGAVNEALLEVYDMSLPYYPNALSSNCHIRRFPMGNLIIEELCTSIGTLMNEKLEERQSQSLDCIVAHDLAHDRSWMNLQLESEAVALDLEDMIFSELLQEVMLT
- the LOC121743130 gene encoding protein TRM32-like isoform X2: MVKLLDDESQNKQAGCMWGFVHVLHYQQWQSNVKKMIHHRKHQGRSHDQCEWSPDTSVHERLLREKESPHRAGKRSPRSKRRSLRARLKAIITEGTPVEDKDLKRDGGFSTKSSLQRTYSIHHLESVDDFFAQINATSGGECNSHGPKDADQLNSPDVFEIFKMDKEYLLKHLQDSDPSIANFSRTAFGLNTKGKFNKSRSFPVADLPEGRKLKPLKLESKQKEVWSVPRNDKDKSVELAGDESSGRTSLSVFEPKKIGNKSQPSESLDYREEEITGKSGEDDGIRANTRSHRRSSSLNESVDRYARLFENSFGKDVKLSSSQSLKITSEYGYAPVSFKRINSYSNADFHYSDVNFEVLHDNLSRANLVVVAEDSCAVLQTSEEEAFPLDADMQIKEDDASTDKFKHDFLLEKDSDSFDVTLKEIQDQISVSDTDILLHEKESPAVELHIPKGKEHGSEIQELDSSIYTEDLQNSENLENYGHLHKKICDLDYLRHLLDRSGIAREGSEMTWHSSDQLLSPQLFEEVEAAWPHDEDELDGWPDFQGCWHHQMLFGAVNEALLEVYDMSLPYYPNALSSNCHIRRFPMGNLIIEELCTSIGTLMNEKLEERQSQSLDCIVAHDLAHDRSWMNLQLESEAVALDLEDMIFSELLQEVMLT
- the LOC121743121 gene encoding outer envelope pore protein 16, chloroplastic-like, which produces MPRTSINGKVNLAVDLGDPFLNHVVDGFFKIGAVAVGKVAVEETYHVVARGSVSKKNFEHSLKKMCKEGAYWGAVAGLYVGMEYGVERVRGTRDWKNAMVGGALTGALVSAVGNNNRDKIVLDAITGGAVATAAEFISYLT